The stretch of DNA TGGTAGGGATAGATGTAGCCGCAATGGTCATTGTTGTAGGTAATGAATAGGTGGTGCATTGCGAGCTTTTTCGAGCTGCGTTGTTTTTATACTCGGCGATTCATTCTACCGAACGACAGATGCTGCTGGATTGTCAACCCGGGCGCCCTAATTATATGGCACGGACCATGCGGCAGAAAACATCACAGGCACCGCATGTCGGGCCGTGGGGTTCCCGTATTTCGTCGCTCTCATCCGGTTTTATTTCTGTCATCAACGCTTATTTGCTTTTTGCTTCTGATATCACGACCTGTGACAAGATAATTGCCTGTCGAGTCGTGCCGAGAAATTTGGTAGGAAACTTGCCTGACCCATGAGTGGTCATAGAACTCGTTTTATGACAACGACATCCACCATTTTTTGATTCCTAATCCTTCTGGTGACTTTGCAAGTTTCTTAGGAGTCTCGACAACAGCACTTACAACAGCGCTTATCAGCATGCCCATCCCCCTCGACCTCATCGGCAAACTCGTGTTCGTCATTGGAGGCGGACGAGGAATTGGTTTTGCAACCTCCAAGGCTTGCCGAAGGTGGCGCAGAAGTTGCTATCCGCTACGTTTCGAAGGATGCCACGTCCGTCGCCAAGGAACTCTCTGACAAGTATGGGGATAAAAACCAGAGCATTAAAATGCGAGGGAAGTATCCAGGTGGATGGATTGGTtgaggaggtgaagaagaagtacgGTAGTAGAGATGTCGATATCGACGTCGCGAATGTTGATGAGTAGTAAATATTCTGTCATGGAATGAATTGTAAGTTTAACAATTGACTTCGCAGGTATCACTCTGGAAATACGCTCATGAGAACACCAACGGCATGTAATTCTCATCCCATCTGCCATCTACAATCGTTGACGGTTTACGTTTTAGAGGACTTCCAATCAATCTTCCCTGTCAACACCTTTGGCCCATACTATTTCTCTCGAGCCCTCGTTCGATCCTGGCTTGGCCTGCACGTATACGTGAAATCTGACAGGGACCCAATCGATGTCGCTAATATGAAGAACGTCGGCCTCAAAAAACAAATCCTTTTTGTATCTAGTATCTCGGCGCTCGTGGCTTGGAACCCTCAGAGATAATCAGCTTATAATGCAAGTAAAGGGGCTGTCACGATACTCGCAAAGGTACTTTCCATATCTATCACTTGCGGGGATGCTTGGTGATTGAGTGGAGCGTGGAGTTTGACTGGCAAGTGGTTTGGTGTTGCCGTCAACTTAGTTTCTCCTGTGCGTCCCACCATTTTCTTCTGCATTTTCAGTCACACCTCCTCGATCTCTACACAAGCTGTTTCGAATAAAAGGGCTACGTCTCCATGTATATGATAGCCCAATCCTCCAAATTCTACCGTCTCAACCTGGGTtaaaggaagggagagatgcACCCCTGTCGGCCGGTAAGTCATCAACCATCagccctctcttccttctctcgtTCAAGATGAAGGCTAATCACCACGAATAGATTTGCCATGGCCAATGAACTTGGAGATTTCGTTGCTACGCTCTTATTGGATAAGATGGGTGGGATGGGGTCCATGGCTGGGTCGAATATTGTGGTAAAGGGAGGTGGGTATTGTACCTATCTGGATACTGATGAGCCATTGAGCGCATTGATGTGTTCGCAGACACTATCTTCTAAAAGTAGACTTGCCGTTGATAGAGGGACAAAAGATATAGATACGGAAAAGGGTATTTTGTGGAGTATCATGAAACGCACGATACAATGATCTTGTATCCTACGCCTTAAAATCGTCACCTATTGCTATGAACGAAGGCGATTATTTAAGTCATTTTGGTCTTGTGTTCGCCTGGGCGCCGTATGAGTACTGAAAAAGCAAATTATACTTGGTATTACATTCTAATGCGCCGCTAGAGATACATTTAATAATAATGCCTAACGCACAAACGTCTAATTCTTTTTAAACTTATACTAGCCATTCAGTCTAAACACTGGCACGTCTTATCATGCCCTTCGCCGCAAGTCTCCGCCTTTGTGTAATCTGTACAGTCAAATATCACCGGCCAACTTCTTTCGAGCGCGTGTCCTATTCGTTCTAATTACTTGACGTTCCACATGTACCAAGAGATGGGAAAGACTGCGTACCTAGAGTCGGATTTGAAGGTTTACTATTCcaccatccttccttccataTCCAATGTTCGGGTGGGGCGTGAAATTTTTCTCGGAGGTTCTCATATAGACGGAGTTGATTTTCGAGGATACGCTTTTTGGAGACTACGAATTGACCTGCCCAGGTGGCCTAACGTAACCCTAGTCAACCATCATTTCGTGTACTCCCTCCTGCACGTCCATCTTCCCGGTTTCCccattttccttcccttttcatctttcatttcCCCTCACTCTCACAAAGCTAAAAACGAAGGCGAACAAACTTACAAGCTGTGGTATAGGAGGACAGAGATCACCCCTAAAAGCACTGTAGATGTCGGCCATACGGGGGAAAGCCTGGTTTAAAGAGTCCATACCGCAAGTTTGGTTGATGTAAGGGCCAAAAGACATGAACCCGGTATTGGGTTTGAGAAGGTTTTcaagacgaggaagaaagacCCAGTGCCAGGCGACATGTGGCTGTAGATTTCGAGAAGGACGCTAGCGGTGAGATAAAGAAAAATAGAGAGGGGAGAAACGGAAGCTTGCCTGCATGAAGATGGTATGACCTGCCAGACCCGTATCGGGCGTGTTGTAGTGCCGGCTTATATGTTTCTAACGTGCGATCAGCGTTCCAGGTCAAAACACGCATATAGGAGAAAAATATTTACGAGATAagtctctccttctcgtcccACGTTAGGGATGGCCACAACTTCATCCGAAACCTCTAATAACTCTCGTAAACCGGCCTTGTTGCGGTCTCCTTTTGAATATATGATAACTCGGTGGGATTTGCTGGAAGGTAATCGTTGCAAAACGCTCTCAATACTTTCTCTCATCATATTGACATCTTCGTCGTAATGGGAAATAACACTGGAAGATGTCGGCTTGATATATCGGTGAAAATATGGATACTCACATATCATAGTCGCTTTGCGATATCCACGAGTCACGTTTCAACGTGCTGCCACCATCGTGAAACGAAGCCAGTGGTCTGATTTGACCGATGTCAGTGACTCGCCCCATGATAAAGACATCAGACTCACTCCAACAAAGGAACCGTATCTCTTGAAGTAAATCCATACTCGAGGGCGGCATGCAGGAGCAGCAATACACTTATTATTCCACATGCTAGTAGGCCTAACTTGCGTTTCGGTAATGACCTGATCTTCTCTCCTGGTCCATCAAGTATCGCCATTATACGTGACAATTGGGGCAAAGAATCTTCCCACGAACTCATTTTTGAGCCTTCTTTTTATCGTATGAACTTGTGAGGATTATAGGAGAAGTAACAGGAGTTTGTGGTTGTCACGCAGTCAGAAAATATAAAAAGTTCGAAAACGACCTGCTACGGCCCACTGCTCACGCGTCATTCCCGTCAAAACAGGGTCCTATGGCCCAGGAACGCACAACTAATAAATTCCGTTATACGGCCGGGAAAAAATGGGATGTGCTTCAGAGATTTTCTTGCATTTGAGCATTCCATTTCATACATGCATATTAAAGCGGTAGCCCCAAAGTTGGACCGCATCATCTCAATCAACTGATCATAGCTGTTTGCAGTAGGTCAACCATATAACTATTATAGATGTTACAATCAAGCTTGGGTGTCAGCTGAATTAAGCGCCCAGAAATCAGAAAGTCGTTTATTTTATACAGGAGCGCTAGTAGCTGCTGGTTAGTTGCTAGTAATTAAACAAAGGGGTCCGCTCATATGTCGTAACTTTGATTCCAGCAACGGCcctcaccaccaacaaCTCCCCCCTCAATTTTTTGAGACGCGCGCAGAGAGCAGGGGGGCGTACGTAGGTCCATGAGCCTTGGATACTGGCGGCGGTGAATGAGTACAGTCTGGGGTGGGGGTACATTCTTTTCCGTGGTACCAGTACAGCAGAAGCTGATAATAATGATGCGGAGTTGCGGGACGTGTCGGAAATTTATTCCGCTTTTTGAAAGGACTAAAATGATCAATAGGTTATAGGTTATTAATAGCATCGTTATCGAAGACGCAGCAGCTTATAGTATGGGTTCAGAAAAGGCTGCTGGGGAACAATCTCAGACGGCTGCTGAGCTCACGATATAATTATAACGAAGTATGCATATTATTTGTCTATTTCCTATGAGGGTCCCAATGTGTTTTTCCCATTAGAAGGAAGCTTTCATACGGTACTGCGCGGCCTTCTAATGACGGTTTGAAAGTCTGTACCGAAGCATACTGGCGAAGCGCATGTCGGTAGTAACATTCACTACCCCTCATCAGCCCTTCCATTCAACTGGAAAAAAATAAATGCTGGAGATGGTTAAACACTTACTTGGCCGCCGGGCTGATCCATCCTTGCCTCATACTCTTCCAATTATTATCTGCTATTCTCTGTACTTTCTCTTcgttctcctccttcaaaaGATCTTCCATGGCTCTTGGGAGATTCTTCTCCAGTGGGAGAGGTACTTCAACATAGTTCTGGTTGGGATCACCATCTCGGCCGTTTAGGAGGTGGTGATAATGTTGGATGTATTTGAGTGGATGGGCGACGATGACAGAACGGCACTGTTGGAGGTATCTAATTATCGTAGGTCCTTATGAGCTTCTATTGTCGCGTTGAAATATGGACTGCTTACTTCAATCTTCCACTGTATGCCCATCCTTCCACATGAGCTAAGAAGGCGTATTTGCAATGCTCGGCAGGTGACTTGAGGTCCCCGTTGTTCTTGATTCTCTCCGCTTCATCTTGGCTGACCTTTCCCCAATCTAAAGGCTGAACGTCTGACCATGGTTGATCCTGGCTCGCTCGAAGAAGATCCTGCACAGCTTGTCAAATTTGATATCAAAACCtaagtggaggaggatggtgagttGGGCTTACATTGCGAACTTCGACCATGGGTGACCCTCTCCAGAATAATTGTTGGGTCTTGTTGAACCAGTCGGACTTGGTAACATCCAATTTATCGTCTACTTCTAATCCCATGTCGAGCTCGTAATCGAGAGTTTTAGTACGAACTTCGGAGTACGATCCAACTCCTGGCTCGGGCCATGAGAAGAAACCGAAATCTATGTTGCATTAACGCTAACTTTCGACAGTCATTTATGATAGGCTTACCAGGCATGAGCCAGAGATCCTTCTGGTCCGCTTTGCGGCATAACGCAAAGTGAGGATGGTTTCCACCTCCGGCATCGCTTGTTTGGATAACAAAGCTAAGATACCATTAAGTCAGTGTTATACATGCAATAAACCATAGCAAAGCGATTCACTCGACATCAGGCAAAGGTTCGGTCGCTGTGAGCAGAGCTCCGTATACCGCAGCAATAGCAGCCTGGGTGCGAGTGTTGATGCCCCCTTTATACGCCTTTACGAACAGCTGTCGCCCCAAGTGACTGATCAGCTTCGGCCAGTTTCAGAAGAATCGAAAAGAGACCGGATAGCCTTCAATTTACGTACTTGGTTGTTAAGAATGACCAATCTCGCattcccctcttcctctgcttcatcgaccatcttcttcgaaATACCCCCCTTTGAGATAAACCATTGCTGTGCACGATCGGCCTCCAAGTACAGATCAGGATATCTCTCCTGACATTGTTCTTCTGTAAGATGTCGGTTTTCAGCTTCCACTGGGTCGGGAAATGTGTACGTGTAGTAATTTGTCGTATAGGAGCTCGGTAATAAGGGGAGGTAGAAGCTCGTGCCGGGGTGGATGTGGGCAATGAAGATCAATGTAGTTACGCAGACTATGACTGTCACATAGGCGTGAGTTATGCGAACTATCATAGCAGTGTCGCCGATTCGACTGTGGTCAAAATCAAATAGTAAGGCCCTTCAGAGCAATAGAAGCGTTTAGATATTTATTTTGCATACTTACATGGTGCCTGCATGCCGAGCGAGGAGCTCATTGTGTTATGTTTTTTctctttatcttttttttttcgacATTCATTTAAATTTACACTACTGGCCGACGCTTCATTCCCACCTGCAagcttccatcttctgcagTCCCCTATGTCTCTGAAGTATGAGGGACATAGTTAATGCATGGCCGTCATAACCTCAATTTGCAAACGTCGGCATCAACGGTTAAAATAGCCAATAAAATTTAGTATTATTTAATACCCAAAACTACACGGTACATTTGGGACTTGCGGGGATGTTGTTGACTGACGTCCGAAATAATTGGAAAGTCTagaaatgaagaaaaagggcCGCGACAAACTGGTATAATAACCCTCGACTGTGTCAAACGTCACAGGCACGACATTCCAGCTAATTGCCTCTCCGCAgacatttttttttgggtgTAAACACAGGTTTGGTGCTTTGGCCCCGTTGAGGGCAGAGCAAAATGCGAGGGTTTCTTTCTACGACGTGCATCGAACATTTGATTTtgtctcttttccttgacatTTTCCGTGGAAAACAAAACAGAAGGATGCCGTCCAGACTTGATTTTGAAAGCGAACCACCTACGCCTGTTACGGCCGGCTTCGATGCGCTT from Cryptococcus neoformans var. neoformans B-3501A chromosome 7, whole genome shotgun sequence encodes:
- a CDS encoding hypothetical protein (Match to EST gb|CF188569.1|CF188569); this translates as MAILDGPGEKIRSLPKRKLGLLACGIISVLLLLHAALEYGFTSRDTVPLLEPLASFHDGGSTLKRDSWISQSDYDIVISHYDEDVNMMRESIESVLQRLPSSKSHRVIIYSKGDRNKAGLRELLEVSDEVVAIPNVGREGETYLKHISRHYNTPDTGLAGHTIFMQPHVAWHWVFLPRLENLLKPNTGFMSFGPYINQTCGMDSLNQAFPRMADIYSAFRGDLCPPIPQLATWAGQFVVSKKRILENQLRLYENLREKFHAPPEHWIWKEGWWNSKPSNPTLGHALERSWPVIFDCTDYTKAETCGEGHDKTCQCLD
- a CDS encoding hypothetical protein (Match to EST gb|CF193305.1|CF193305), whose amino-acid sequence is MIVRITHAYVTVIVCVTTLIFIAHIHPGTSFYLPLLPSSYTTNYYTYTFPDPVEAENRHLTEEQCQERYPDLYLEADRAQQWFISKGGISKKMVDEAEEEGNARLVILNNQLISHLGRQLFVKAYKGGINTRTQAAIAAVYGALLTATEPLPDVDFVIQTSDAGGGNHPHFALCRKADQKDLWLMPDFGFFSWPEPGVGSYSEVRTKTLDYELDMGLEVDDKLDVTKSDWFNKTQQLFWRGSPMVEVRNDLLRASQDQPWSDVQPLDWGKVSQDEAERIKNNGDLKSPAEHCKYAFLAHVEGWAYSGRLKYLQQCRSVIVAHPLKYIQHYHHLLNGRDGDPNQNYVEVPLPLEKNLPRAMEDLLKEENEEKVQRIADNNWKSMRQGWISPAANECYYRHALRQYASVQTFKPSLEGRAVPYESFLLMGKTHWDPHRK